One genomic window of Myxococcales bacterium includes the following:
- a CDS encoding tetratricopeptide repeat protein — MLLEAAFIRFRAGRPTDALRALGAARELAPEAAQVAYAWALRGQSLEQAHDRRDALAEASQRLGEAEWALERFANGVALEDDAEVRSSLEAAGRADGALPLAAALGVLASASPDSDAQRIDEALDLVANLGKEGAMFAAGERTRLARDRSDEALVDAASAWFGAGGGLCAAVEWLSASMALGGGAGEVLARDAVADALQDEAREGVSASARLLGHVLDPSTPQPLVAGTSHAVRLANLELAPPGSDPRRRAAALNRLGSSLGDEMDADAAGLSAWSIYLTGDPKGALPLFRAATAAHPSDLASWEGVRTCALELGDHAGYAEACEQLGARARNSSRGAVFWEQAGLTWLDENQGARAEAALDQSFHRDPTRPVAFDKLFRRVRDRKESDKMLELVDRRLPHTDDTDELVRLYWEQSRALREKGDFDGALYALENVRTIDPDHVGALALLGEVHIRRGRYDEAAAQLARLASVPAAPAKSRVTAGIAAVDLYENKLGRNEDALRVLQVLHAAGISTLPVRERLARAAARTGAWEPAATILEELMGERDTREGRVEAARLALVIYRDRIRAPARGLRAVTRLLDESPTDGEGLEFLVEHDIDRDARRALLERGQAALLAALQQEPGDPANGRRLSRVARALGSGQLEHVALSVAIATNGPDPGLEQALAQLASGKPRAPQLAMTEVLLRRVLAPGDEGPHAQLFALLGPTIAEALGPTVATLGVTKRERVDPRSGVAVRNEIAAWAGAFGIADFELYIGGKDPQGVQGVPGEPPALVVGGGVTAPLTPLVRSRVARELLGISRGTVITRWRDDTALAALVVAACNLAKVQIDSPPYAILAEVERSLGKALGRRTRNAIEPVCRALAQSGVDTKTWVSRAIASQHRMSAIASGDVSVVLADAFGLTPTDLVRVAREDLRCAELFRFALTPDYFDIRRLLGLETSS, encoded by the coding sequence ATGCTCCTTGAGGCCGCGTTCATTCGGTTCCGAGCAGGGCGCCCGACCGACGCCCTCCGCGCCCTCGGCGCCGCGCGCGAGCTCGCGCCGGAGGCCGCGCAGGTGGCGTACGCTTGGGCGCTTCGCGGGCAGAGCCTCGAGCAAGCCCACGACCGCCGGGACGCCCTCGCGGAGGCCTCCCAGCGGCTCGGTGAGGCCGAGTGGGCGCTCGAGCGGTTCGCGAACGGGGTGGCGCTCGAGGACGACGCGGAGGTGCGCTCGTCGCTCGAGGCCGCCGGCCGCGCCGATGGCGCGCTCCCGCTCGCCGCCGCGCTGGGGGTGCTCGCGTCCGCGTCGCCCGACTCCGACGCGCAGCGCATCGACGAGGCCCTTGATCTCGTCGCGAACCTGGGCAAAGAGGGCGCGATGTTCGCTGCGGGCGAGCGCACGCGGCTCGCGCGCGACCGCTCCGACGAGGCGCTCGTCGACGCCGCGAGCGCCTGGTTCGGCGCCGGCGGCGGCCTCTGCGCGGCCGTCGAGTGGTTGTCGGCGTCGATGGCGCTCGGTGGCGGCGCCGGCGAAGTGCTCGCCCGCGACGCGGTGGCGGATGCGCTCCAGGACGAGGCGCGCGAGGGCGTGTCGGCGAGCGCGAGGCTCCTCGGGCACGTCCTCGATCCGTCGACCCCTCAGCCGCTCGTCGCCGGCACGAGCCACGCAGTACGCCTCGCAAACCTGGAGCTCGCGCCACCAGGCTCGGACCCCCGGCGCCGCGCTGCCGCCTTGAATCGCCTGGGCAGCTCCCTCGGCGACGAGATGGACGCGGACGCGGCGGGGCTCTCGGCCTGGTCGATCTACCTCACGGGCGACCCGAAGGGCGCGCTCCCCCTGTTTCGCGCGGCCACCGCCGCCCACCCGTCGGACCTCGCGTCCTGGGAGGGGGTGCGCACGTGTGCGCTGGAGTTGGGCGATCATGCCGGGTACGCTGAAGCCTGCGAGCAGCTGGGCGCGCGCGCGCGCAACTCCTCCCGCGGCGCCGTTTTTTGGGAGCAGGCGGGGCTCACGTGGCTCGACGAGAACCAGGGAGCTCGAGCCGAGGCCGCGCTCGATCAGTCGTTCCATCGCGACCCCACCCGGCCCGTCGCCTTCGACAAGCTCTTTCGCCGGGTCCGCGACCGCAAGGAGTCGGACAAGATGCTGGAGCTCGTCGATCGGCGACTTCCGCACACCGACGACACCGACGAGCTCGTCCGGCTCTACTGGGAGCAGTCGCGCGCGCTCCGCGAGAAGGGCGATTTCGACGGCGCGCTCTACGCGCTTGAGAACGTGAGGACCATCGACCCCGACCACGTCGGCGCCCTGGCCCTCCTCGGAGAGGTGCACATTCGCCGAGGAAGGTACGACGAGGCGGCGGCCCAGCTCGCCCGCCTCGCCAGCGTCCCCGCGGCGCCCGCGAAGAGCCGGGTCACCGCGGGCATCGCCGCGGTCGACCTCTACGAGAACAAGCTCGGCCGCAACGAGGACGCCCTGCGCGTGCTCCAGGTCCTACACGCGGCCGGGATCTCCACCCTGCCCGTGCGCGAGCGGCTCGCGCGAGCGGCGGCGCGGACGGGCGCGTGGGAGCCGGCCGCGACCATTCTCGAGGAGCTCATGGGGGAGCGCGACACGCGCGAGGGTCGGGTGGAGGCCGCGCGCCTGGCGCTCGTCATCTACCGCGACCGCATCCGCGCGCCGGCCCGCGGCCTCCGCGCCGTAACGAGGCTGCTCGACGAGTCGCCCACCGACGGCGAGGGACTCGAGTTCCTGGTCGAGCACGACATCGACCGAGACGCCCGTCGCGCGCTGCTCGAGCGAGGTCAGGCGGCGCTGCTCGCGGCGCTCCAGCAGGAACCCGGGGATCCCGCGAACGGGCGTCGCCTCTCGCGCGTCGCGCGCGCGCTCGGCAGCGGGCAGCTCGAACACGTCGCGCTCTCCGTGGCCATCGCGACGAACGGCCCGGATCCTGGCCTCGAGCAGGCGCTCGCGCAGCTCGCCTCGGGGAAGCCGCGGGCTCCTCAGCTCGCCATGACGGAGGTGCTGCTCCGGCGCGTGCTGGCCCCCGGCGACGAGGGCCCCCACGCGCAGCTCTTCGCGCTGCTCGGCCCCACGATCGCGGAAGCCCTGGGCCCCACCGTGGCCACGCTCGGCGTCACGAAGCGAGAGCGCGTCGATCCCCGCAGCGGCGTCGCCGTGCGCAACGAGATCGCCGCGTGGGCGGGCGCGTTCGGGATTGCGGACTTCGAGCTCTACATCGGCGGGAAGGATCCCCAGGGTGTCCAAGGCGTCCCGGGCGAGCCCCCGGCCCTCGTCGTCGGCGGAGGCGTCACCGCGCCGCTGACCCCCCTCGTGCGATCCCGCGTCGCGCGAGAGCTCCTCGGGATCTCCCGCGGGACGGTCATCACCCGTTGGCGCGACGACACCGCCCTCGCCGCGCTCGTCGTCGCCGCCTGCAACCTCGCGAAAGTGCAAATTGACTCGCCGCCCTACGCCATCCTCGCGGAGGTGGAGCGTTCGCTCGGGAAGGCGCTGGGGCGACGGACGCGCAACGCCATCGAGCCTGTCTGCCGGGCGCTCGCTCAGTCGGGCGTCGACACCAAGACGTGGGTCTCCCGCGCGATCGCGTCCCAGCACCGAATGTCCGCCATCGCATCGGGCGACGTCAGCGTCGTCCTTGCGGACGCGTTCGGCCTGACGCCGACCGACCTCGTCAGGGTGGCGCGAGAGGACCTGCGCTGCGCCGAGCTCTTCCGCTTCGCCTTGACGCCCGACTACTTCGACATCCGGAGGCTCCTCGGCCTCGAGACTTCCTCATGA
- a CDS encoding GreA/GreB family elongation factor — MQPRLDKRAVIAAFVSSTRAALATATAAAQATKAGATHEEAKPENDKDTRAIEASYLAGAQGERVRELERTVGLLDALPRLESTGVVGAGALVTLAGPGGHDHRLVCLFAPAGGGEQLELDGHRVQIVTPRSPLGRALLGAREGDEVEVELGRKINRYEVLCIE, encoded by the coding sequence GTGCAGCCACGACTCGACAAGCGCGCCGTGATCGCGGCCTTCGTCTCCTCGACACGCGCGGCTCTCGCGACCGCCACGGCGGCCGCTCAGGCGACCAAGGCCGGCGCCACCCACGAAGAGGCGAAGCCGGAGAACGACAAGGACACGCGGGCCATCGAGGCGAGCTACCTCGCCGGCGCGCAGGGCGAGCGCGTTCGCGAGCTCGAGCGCACGGTCGGCCTGCTCGACGCGTTACCGAGGCTCGAGAGCACCGGGGTCGTGGGCGCGGGCGCCCTCGTGACGCTGGCGGGGCCCGGCGGTCACGATCACCGCCTCGTGTGTCTGTTCGCTCCGGCGGGCGGCGGGGAGCAGCTCGAGCTGGACGGGCACCGCGTGCAGATCGTCACCCCCCGCTCGCCCCTCGGGCGCGCCCTCTTGGGGGCGCGCGAGGGCGACGAGGTCGAGGTTGAGCTTGGCAGAAAGATCAACAGATACGAGGTCTTGTGTATCGAGTAG
- the typA gene encoding translational GTPase TypA, with protein sequence MPNDRLRNVAIVAHVDHGKTTLVDHMLRQAGTFRENEAVVDRVMDSNDLERERGITILAKNTSVRWANEKGESIKLNVVDTPGHADFGGEVERTLLMADACILLVDAAEGPLPQTRFVLKKALELGFPIILVINKIDRGDARPDEVLNEVFDLFCDLDASDAQTDFPVLYAIGKLGIAKRSLDDPSTTLRPLFETILAHVPPPEGDPELPLQILVNNLDHDDYVGKLGIGRIVAGTVRANQPVVVLKDGRHVKGTIKVLATFEGLKRATAQEAQAGELVAIAGIDDLEVGDTIVDASPGFEERALPRIVVEQPTIKMRIGVNTSPFAGKCKQSKFLTSRQLRERLERETRRNLAVRMEETDTPDTFVMLGRGELQLAILVETLRREGYEMQLGNPEVVTRIVDGEAEEPYELVVVDVPEQFIGVVTERLGSRRGRMLKMANPGYGRARLEYRIPSRGLIGFRGEFLTATRGTGLLNTVFDGWEAWGGPMAKRQTGAIVSDRAGVATPYALHHLQPRGTFFLGTGVEVYEGMIVGEHNRPNDTDVNAIKEKKLSNVRNHGKDENVAIAPPRILTIETAMEWIDSDELVEVTPDAVRVRKQVLQINKRQRRSDAIEDAQALDY encoded by the coding sequence ATGCCGAACGACAGGCTCCGCAACGTCGCGATCGTCGCCCACGTCGACCACGGAAAGACGACGCTGGTCGACCACATGCTCCGCCAGGCGGGCACGTTCCGCGAGAACGAGGCCGTCGTCGACCGGGTGATGGACTCGAACGATCTCGAGCGCGAGCGTGGCATCACCATCCTCGCCAAGAACACCAGCGTCCGCTGGGCCAACGAGAAGGGCGAGAGCATCAAGCTCAACGTCGTCGACACCCCGGGCCACGCCGACTTCGGCGGCGAGGTCGAGCGCACGCTCCTCATGGCCGACGCGTGCATCCTCCTCGTCGACGCCGCGGAGGGCCCCCTCCCGCAGACGCGCTTCGTCCTCAAGAAGGCGCTCGAGCTCGGCTTCCCGATCATCCTCGTCATCAACAAGATCGATCGCGGCGACGCCCGCCCGGACGAGGTCCTGAACGAGGTGTTCGACCTCTTCTGCGATCTCGACGCGAGCGACGCGCAGACCGACTTCCCCGTGCTCTATGCCATCGGAAAGCTCGGCATCGCGAAGCGCTCGCTCGACGATCCGTCGACCACGCTCAGGCCGCTCTTCGAGACGATCCTGGCGCACGTGCCGCCGCCCGAGGGTGACCCCGAGCTCCCCCTCCAGATCCTCGTCAACAACCTCGATCACGACGACTACGTCGGCAAGCTCGGCATCGGCCGCATCGTCGCGGGCACCGTGCGCGCGAACCAGCCCGTGGTCGTCCTGAAGGATGGCCGCCACGTGAAGGGCACCATCAAGGTGCTCGCCACCTTCGAGGGGCTGAAGCGTGCGACGGCTCAGGAGGCGCAGGCCGGCGAGCTCGTCGCCATCGCGGGCATCGACGACCTCGAGGTCGGCGACACCATCGTCGACGCCTCCCCGGGCTTCGAGGAGCGCGCGCTGCCCCGCATCGTCGTCGAGCAGCCGACCATCAAGATGCGCATCGGCGTCAACACCTCTCCGTTCGCCGGAAAGTGCAAGCAATCCAAGTTCTTGACGAGCCGGCAGCTCCGCGAGCGCCTGGAGCGTGAGACGCGACGCAACCTCGCCGTCCGCATGGAGGAGACCGACACCCCCGACACCTTCGTGATGCTTGGGCGCGGCGAGCTCCAGCTGGCGATCCTCGTCGAGACCCTGCGCCGCGAGGGCTACGAGATGCAGCTCGGCAACCCCGAGGTCGTCACGCGCATCGTCGACGGCGAGGCGGAGGAGCCCTACGAGCTCGTCGTCGTCGACGTCCCCGAGCAGTTCATCGGGGTGGTGACCGAGCGGCTCGGCTCGCGCCGCGGTCGCATGCTCAAGATGGCGAACCCCGGCTACGGGCGCGCGCGCCTCGAGTACCGCATCCCGAGCCGCGGGCTCATCGGCTTTCGCGGCGAGTTCCTCACGGCGACGCGCGGCACCGGGCTGCTCAACACGGTGTTCGACGGCTGGGAGGCCTGGGGCGGGCCGATGGCCAAGCGCCAGACCGGGGCGATCGTCTCCGATCGGGCGGGCGTCGCCACCCCGTACGCCCTGCACCACCTCCAGCCCCGCGGCACGTTCTTCCTGGGCACCGGCGTGGAGGTCTACGAGGGCATGATCGTAGGCGAGCACAACCGCCCGAACGACACCGACGTGAACGCCATCAAGGAGAAGAAGCTCTCCAACGTGCGCAACCACGGCAAGGACGAGAACGTGGCGATCGCGCCCCCGCGCATCCTCACGATCGAGACCGCGATGGAGTGGATCGACTCCGACGAGCTCGTCGAGGTCACCCCAGACGCCGTGCGCGTCCGCAAGCAGGTGCTGCAGATCAACAAGCGCCAGCGCCGCAGCGACGCCATCGAAGACGCGCAGGCCCTCGATTACTGA
- a CDS encoding tetratricopeptide repeat protein, giving the protein MSNDDKLPDFSGIDWDVALDEWEQRVVLPGETGAPAAAPERASSDVAPVSAAASLGAPIELDRASAASPAPSADPERFRPTRPPPRDPRSVPPPAIGPLPRPAPPLERGAFARERVNDDQTRAFSMDSLAADSVRGDFGEEEEPTRAISMATFDAATPDPGAPVRVPPPRAPSRRPAAPEVTLPSTRAPGGLADVTPRRPPPEVIAVEVPALTPLAPTTTSGPQVAAASPRADVPTDDRGAGREVPSVPAPRVSRAQPVSPASGYQPRSEAFRPPPPTFSDEKPAHAWLAPAASSALAERAAWIEEEARATESAEERARLLLACSELRAIANEPDAALLLAAEARQIAPHLPLAWAQTRGLAAPGEEALAQLDAEVPHARTSAARVHMTLLAADIARIYGDEAGARDRWEQATKLDALDVRPALARACAALGEREHTSAALRPSEVRELEGLDEAVGQVLALRGARAASLPAPLAANDALRGLRGRLTERDFAGAQRAAAELGTVEGLGAASAWLSSAFGALSTSTRRASQRALRPLVDAGDRAARRAYVARCLELSDVDGLLETLATGQAFTREEEAVLISLAGGEPRSCTDALTAPGLAPLAAAISGATSVARIDRARHVAGSPAQGARVRLARLVAAGAPADARTAAYAELAEPSAAEAAIALHDALEAGAASEIMGSVVTFADGDPDATAHHLVRALVAETANDRIRAKEAIRDARRIAPPCESLVRLALSTDASLEAAPELLMTADALPAGVGSAILRVEALARETELPDATRAAELQRALADAPHLGIAAFLAERVARRLGDEEEALRLLDARSASSEDPVERALDAVRAAWLETDPAAAAARLAAVVAEFPADVALRDLRERLAPGQGAEWREAHADASQPGAKALYLTQAALAREQEGDTTAALAAARRAVATGAEGAPVVVLERLELSSGEPARLADPLLAAARSESAEVRRDAYQRLAEIDGRKEDAASALLWHRALLEEQPGHLPSLRFMERALLDRGRSDDLEPIVAAIAETLLPASVAERSAHTFLAAELQGPAPESRGRRAEFVKTAYESTPAFWSTRAMYNQARERGEDALVLESIARLLETEERLPETAALLVRASQAAWRLGDPDAARDYLEQAAATDPGDVVTWAFLADARAEGGNPQGAAEACESQARTSVVPSHQLAAWYRASQIWLEKLNDEERGVLALEQAMMIDAGYSDVFDRLSALYGARRNDVALVELLELRLAKLLADDARRLALSLQLAQTLAGMGDPQRARDVLDEVLAAHPEDEDALFTLAELQGKSGDHEGAEATYLRLSRLTLPARQSRRVFDALADLYLGGLGNLSRAEVALMEVLKRAPEDRPTLERLVVVHRRQDDVVRALEVQQQLVALSSSPEQRTAALVELAAIYETVARDPRKAEATLEALRKELPLSVTALRALASFFERQGQTAALHVLLDRAAGDARRAFSGGRFVTALFEVLGAAYELRGKADAARVVAATLAAIQGQPAALAGVELRASAPELDELLAPEVLSPALRGLLRRAGDSLDRGHPFDLGPLAATPLDSSHRLARIIQQAASSMDLSGLLVLVSPKLGPVAIPGACTPPTLVIGERLLEVTNDAARIFQVIRALKLLSVRASALVRGKSEEVNALVSAWLTLFNPSWEPSNVPPALLEDMQRRLEPTMPAEDPALGVAALEAAGLLGTSGPQLRAAALGWANRVALLSVGDPSAALDAIAWSLREDGAPDAEDERAAWIARHAEARDLLTFSVSDAYTEARAHAKA; this is encoded by the coding sequence ATGAGCAACGACGACAAACTCCCTGACTTTTCTGGCATTGACTGGGATGTGGCGCTCGACGAGTGGGAGCAGCGCGTCGTGCTCCCGGGCGAGACGGGGGCCCCCGCGGCGGCCCCCGAGCGCGCGTCCAGCGACGTCGCCCCCGTCTCCGCGGCGGCCTCTCTCGGCGCTCCCATCGAGCTCGACCGCGCCAGCGCCGCGTCCCCCGCGCCCAGCGCGGATCCCGAACGGTTTCGCCCCACGAGGCCGCCGCCCCGCGACCCCCGGTCCGTTCCCCCACCCGCGATCGGCCCACTGCCGCGGCCCGCGCCGCCGCTCGAGCGGGGCGCGTTTGCGCGTGAACGCGTCAACGACGACCAGACGCGCGCTTTCTCGATGGACTCGCTCGCGGCCGACTCCGTGCGTGGTGATTTCGGCGAAGAGGAAGAGCCGACGCGCGCGATCTCCATGGCGACGTTCGACGCCGCGACGCCCGATCCCGGGGCCCCCGTGCGCGTCCCACCGCCCCGCGCCCCCTCCCGACGGCCGGCCGCCCCGGAGGTCACGCTGCCCTCCACGCGCGCGCCGGGTGGGCTCGCGGACGTCACGCCGCGGCGACCGCCGCCCGAGGTGATCGCCGTCGAGGTCCCCGCCCTTACTCCGCTCGCGCCGACCACCACAAGCGGTCCTCAAGTCGCCGCCGCGAGCCCCCGCGCGGACGTCCCCACCGACGACCGTGGAGCCGGGCGCGAAGTGCCTAGCGTGCCGGCGCCCCGTGTGTCGAGGGCGCAGCCGGTCTCGCCCGCGTCGGGCTACCAGCCGCGCAGCGAGGCGTTCCGCCCACCTCCACCTACCTTCTCCGACGAGAAGCCGGCGCACGCTTGGCTCGCTCCGGCCGCGAGCTCTGCGCTCGCCGAGCGCGCCGCCTGGATCGAGGAAGAGGCCCGCGCCACCGAATCCGCCGAGGAGCGCGCGCGGCTCCTGCTCGCGTGCAGCGAGCTCCGCGCCATCGCGAACGAGCCCGACGCCGCGCTGCTCTTGGCCGCGGAGGCGCGGCAGATCGCCCCCCACCTGCCGCTCGCCTGGGCGCAGACCCGCGGCCTCGCCGCGCCCGGCGAAGAGGCGCTGGCACAGCTCGACGCGGAGGTCCCGCACGCCCGCACGTCGGCGGCGAGGGTGCACATGACCCTGCTCGCCGCGGACATCGCCCGCATCTACGGGGACGAGGCTGGCGCGAGGGACCGCTGGGAGCAAGCCACCAAGCTCGACGCGCTCGACGTTCGCCCGGCGCTCGCGCGCGCATGCGCGGCCCTCGGAGAGCGTGAGCACACGAGCGCGGCGCTGCGCCCCTCCGAGGTGCGCGAGCTCGAGGGGCTCGACGAAGCGGTCGGCCAGGTGCTCGCGCTGCGTGGCGCGCGCGCAGCCTCGTTGCCTGCGCCCCTGGCCGCCAACGACGCGCTGCGCGGCCTGCGAGGTCGGCTCACGGAGCGGGATTTCGCGGGGGCGCAACGTGCCGCCGCAGAGCTCGGCACCGTCGAGGGACTCGGCGCGGCGAGCGCGTGGCTCTCTTCGGCCTTCGGGGCGCTCTCGACCTCGACCCGCCGCGCCTCCCAGCGCGCGCTTCGCCCGCTCGTCGACGCGGGGGATCGCGCTGCGCGCCGCGCGTACGTCGCGCGCTGCCTCGAGCTGTCGGACGTGGACGGTCTGCTGGAGACACTCGCCACCGGGCAAGCGTTCACGCGCGAGGAAGAGGCCGTGCTCATCTCGCTCGCCGGAGGTGAGCCGCGCTCGTGCACCGACGCGCTCACTGCGCCAGGGCTCGCGCCGCTCGCGGCCGCGATTTCGGGCGCGACGTCGGTCGCCCGCATCGACCGAGCGCGGCACGTCGCCGGCTCGCCGGCCCAAGGTGCGAGGGTGCGCCTCGCGCGCCTCGTCGCCGCCGGCGCCCCCGCCGACGCGCGGACCGCCGCGTACGCAGAGCTGGCGGAGCCGAGCGCCGCCGAGGCGGCCATCGCGCTGCACGACGCGCTCGAGGCCGGCGCGGCCTCCGAGATCATGGGCTCGGTCGTCACGTTCGCTGACGGAGACCCCGACGCGACGGCCCACCACCTCGTGCGCGCGCTGGTCGCCGAGACGGCGAACGACCGCATCCGGGCGAAGGAGGCCATCCGCGACGCCCGCCGAATCGCGCCGCCGTGCGAGTCGCTCGTCCGTCTCGCGCTCTCGACCGACGCTTCGCTGGAGGCGGCGCCCGAGCTGCTCATGACCGCCGACGCGCTCCCCGCGGGCGTGGGGTCCGCGATCTTGCGCGTCGAGGCCCTCGCGCGGGAGACCGAGCTCCCGGATGCCACGCGGGCTGCCGAGCTGCAACGCGCCCTGGCCGACGCGCCTCACCTCGGCATCGCCGCCTTCTTGGCCGAGCGCGTCGCCCGCCGCCTCGGCGACGAGGAAGAGGCGCTACGCCTCCTCGACGCGCGGAGCGCTTCGAGCGAGGACCCGGTCGAGCGAGCGCTCGACGCCGTGCGCGCAGCCTGGCTTGAGACCGACCCCGCGGCGGCCGCCGCGCGCCTCGCGGCCGTGGTCGCCGAGTTCCCGGCAGACGTCGCCCTGCGCGATCTCCGCGAGCGCCTGGCGCCCGGGCAAGGGGCCGAGTGGCGCGAGGCGCACGCCGACGCGAGCCAGCCCGGGGCGAAGGCCCTCTACCTCACTCAGGCCGCGCTCGCGCGTGAGCAGGAGGGCGACACGACGGCGGCGCTTGCGGCCGCACGGCGCGCTGTCGCCACCGGGGCCGAGGGTGCCCCCGTGGTGGTGCTCGAGCGCCTCGAGCTGTCCTCGGGCGAGCCCGCGAGGCTCGCCGATCCCCTCCTCGCCGCCGCGCGCTCCGAGTCGGCGGAAGTCCGACGCGACGCGTACCAGCGCCTCGCGGAGATCGACGGACGAAAGGAGGACGCGGCCAGCGCGCTGCTCTGGCACCGCGCGCTCCTCGAGGAGCAGCCCGGACACCTGCCGAGCCTCCGCTTCATGGAGCGCGCGCTCCTCGACCGCGGGCGCTCGGACGACCTCGAGCCCATCGTGGCCGCGATCGCCGAGACGCTGCTCCCCGCGAGCGTCGCCGAGCGCTCTGCCCACACCTTCCTCGCCGCGGAGCTCCAGGGCCCGGCGCCCGAGTCGCGCGGTCGTCGCGCCGAGTTCGTCAAGACAGCTTACGAATCGACCCCCGCGTTCTGGTCGACGCGCGCGATGTACAACCAGGCTCGCGAGCGGGGGGAGGACGCCCTCGTGCTGGAGAGCATCGCCCGGCTGCTCGAGACCGAGGAGCGCCTCCCGGAGACCGCGGCCCTCCTCGTCCGCGCGAGCCAGGCCGCGTGGCGCCTCGGTGACCCCGACGCGGCGCGCGACTACCTCGAGCAGGCAGCCGCGACGGATCCCGGCGACGTCGTCACGTGGGCGTTCCTTGCCGACGCGCGCGCGGAAGGCGGCAACCCCCAGGGCGCTGCGGAGGCGTGCGAGAGTCAGGCGCGCACGAGCGTGGTCCCCTCCCACCAGCTCGCGGCGTGGTACCGAGCGAGCCAAATTTGGCTCGAGAAGCTGAACGACGAAGAACGCGGCGTCTTGGCGCTCGAGCAAGCGATGATGATCGACGCGGGCTACTCCGACGTCTTCGATCGGCTCTCGGCGCTGTACGGGGCGCGCCGCAACGACGTCGCGCTCGTCGAGCTCCTGGAGCTGCGCCTCGCCAAGCTCCTCGCCGACGACGCCCGCCGGCTGGCCCTCTCCCTCCAGCTCGCACAAACCTTGGCGGGCATGGGCGATCCGCAGCGCGCCCGCGACGTCCTCGACGAGGTGCTCGCCGCGCACCCCGAGGACGAAGATGCGCTCTTCACGCTCGCGGAGCTCCAGGGCAAGAGCGGCGACCACGAGGGCGCGGAGGCTACCTACCTCCGCCTATCGCGCCTCACCCTCCCGGCACGCCAGTCGCGGCGTGTCTTCGACGCGCTGGCGGATCTCTATCTCGGCGGGCTCGGGAACCTGAGCCGCGCGGAGGTGGCCCTCATGGAGGTCCTGAAGCGTGCCCCAGAGGACCGCCCGACGCTCGAGCGCCTCGTGGTCGTGCACCGCCGCCAGGACGACGTCGTGCGCGCGCTCGAGGTCCAGCAACAGCTCGTCGCGCTCTCCTCGTCTCCCGAGCAGCGCACGGCGGCCCTCGTCGAGCTCGCGGCGATCTACGAGACCGTCGCGCGCGATCCACGCAAGGCCGAGGCGACGCTCGAGGCCCTGCGCAAGGAGCTCCCGCTCTCGGTCACCGCGCTCCGCGCGCTCGCGAGCTTCTTCGAGCGCCAGGGCCAGACGGCCGCGCTGCACGTCTTGCTGGACCGCGCGGCGGGCGATGCGCGCCGCGCCTTCTCGGGCGGCCGCTTCGTCACGGCGCTCTTCGAGGTGCTCGGCGCCGCCTACGAGCTGCGCGGCAAGGCCGACGCCGCCCGCGTCGTCGCGGCGACGCTCGCGGCCATCCAGGGGCAGCCTGCGGCCCTCGCCGGGGTCGAGCTGCGAGCGTCCGCTCCCGAGCTCGACGAGCTCCTCGCCCCCGAGGTCCTGAGCCCTGCGCTCCGCGGTCTCCTGCGACGCGCCGGCGACTCGCTCGACCGCGGACACCCGTTCGATCTCGGGCCCCTCGCGGCGACGCCCCTCGATTCGAGCCATCGGCTGGCGCGCATCATCCAGCAGGCCGCGAGCTCGATGGACCTCTCCGGCCTCCTCGTCCTCGTGTCGCCGAAGCTCGGCCCCGTCGCGATCCCGGGCGCGTGCACGCCACCGACGCTCGTGATCGGGGAGCGCCTGCTCGAGGTGACGAACGACGCGGCCCGGATCTTCCAGGTGATCCGCGCGCTCAAGCTGCTCTCTGTGCGAGCGTCCGCGCTCGTCCGCGGCAAGTCGGAGGAGGTCAACGCGCTCGTGTCGGCCTGGCTCACGCTCTTCAACCCGAGCTGGGAGCCGTCGAACGTGCCCCCTGCCCTGCTCGAGGACATGCAGCGTCGCCTCGAGCCCACGATGCCCGCGGAGGACCCCGCGTTGGGCGTCGCGGCGCTCGAGGCGGCGGGCCTCCTCGGCACCTCGGGCCCGCAGCTCCGCGCCGCGGCGCTCGGCTGGGCGAACCGCGTCGCGCTCCTCTCGGTGGGCGATCCCTCGGCGGCGCTCGACGCCATCGCGTGGAGCCTCCGCGAGGACGGCGCCCCCGACGCGGAGGACGAGCGCGCCGCCTGGATCGCGCGCCACGCCGAGGCGCGCGACCTCCTGACCTTCAGCGTCAGCGACGCCTACACCGAGGCGCGCGCGCACGCCAAGGCGTAG